From a single Rosa rugosa chromosome 7, drRosRugo1.1, whole genome shotgun sequence genomic region:
- the LOC133722486 gene encoding aluminum-activated malate transporter 8: protein MEIINDQLAGGEHRKARVFERAWSWVKALPGKLKNKVTKVAKNTIKLGKDDPRRVIHSLKVAMALTLVSLLYYWRALYDGLGVAGMWAVLTVVVVFEFTVGATLNKGLNRSFATLLAGALGIGANHLAGLFGEQGEPIILGVLVFLLAAASTFSRFFPRIKARYDYGVLIFILTFSMVTVSGYRVEGLLEMADQRLVTVLIGGGTCIIIAIFLCPVWAGEDLHNLIASNMDKLANYLEGIGGGEYFQLPKDGKSTKVTKNDGYKSVLNSKTTEESWANFARWEPGHGRFKFCHPWKQYLKIGALVRQCAYQIDTLNGHINSDVHVPQEFLQIVQASCITMSTESGKALKALGTAIKTMKDPKSACQHLETSKNAVEDLHIALKAASLENADILAIIPAATVASILVEIVKCVEKISMSVHELSQQAHFKVAEPTVSPENKPQLLHRGSINPLLLDDGDDSQNRPWA, encoded by the exons TTTTGAACGTGCTTGGTCTTGGGTTAAGGCCTTGCCGGGAAAGTTAAAAAACAAAGTTACCAAAGTTGCAAAGAACACTATCAAGCTAGGAAAAGATGATCCGAGAAGAGTCATTCACTCTCTGAAAGTGGCTATGGCTCTCACATTGGTATCCTTATTGTACTATTGGAGAGCCCTTTATGATGGTCTTGGGGTTGCAGGAATGTGGGCGGTTCTAACAGTGGTAGTAGTGTTTGAATTCACTGTAG GTGCAACACTCAACAAGGGTTTAAACAGAAGCTTTGCCACATTACTTGCCGGTGCTCTAGGAATTGGAGCAAATCACTTGGCTGGTCTGTTCGGGGAGCAAGGAGAGCCCATTATCCTAGGCGTCCTTGTCTTCCTACTAG CTGCAGCATCTACATTTTCGAGGTTTTTCCCAAGGATCAAGGCGAGATATGATTATGGGGTGTTGATATTCATACTGACGTTTAGTATGGTAACTGTATCGGGATATCGGGTTGAGGGGCTTTTGGAGATGGCCGATCAAAGACTAGTTACAGTTTTAATAGGTGGAGGAACCTGCATAATCATAGCAATTTTTTTATGTCCAGTATGGGCTGGTGAAGATTTGCACAATCTTATAGCATCCAACATGGACAAGCTTGCAAACTACCTAGAAG GAATTGGAGGAGGTGAATATTTTCAATTGCCTAAGGATGGAAAGTCTACCAAGGTCACAAAAAATGATGGATATAAAAGTGTCCTAAACTCAAAAACCACTGAAGAATCCTGG GCAAATTTTGCAAGATGGGAACCAGGACATGGACGCTTCAAATTTTGTCATCCATGGAAGCAATATTTGAAGATTGGAGCCCTTGTCAGGCAATGTGCTTATCAGATTGATACTCTAAATGGCCACATCAACTCAGATGTACAT GTGCCACAAGAATTTCTACAAATAGTTCAAGCCTCGTGCATAACAATGAGTACTGAGTCTGGCAAAGCCCTAAAAGCTTTAGGCACAGCAATCAAAACCATGAAGGACCCGAAATCTGCCTGTCAACATTTGGAGACCTCCAAAAATGCAGTAGAAGACCTTCACATTGCACTGAAAGCTGCATCACTGGAAAATGCAGACATCCTTGCAATTATACCAGCTGCCACAGTTGCTTCAATACTAGTTGAGATTGTCAAATGTGTGGAGAAAATTTCCATGTCAGTTCATGAGCTTTCCCAACAAGCACATTTCAAAGTGGCGGAGCCAACTGTTTCACCAGAGAATAAGCCGCAATTACTTCACAGAGGAAGCATAAACCCTCTACTCTTGGATGATGGTGATGATAGTCAGAACCGGCCCTGGGCATAG
- the LOC133720307 gene encoding digalactosyldiacylglycerol synthase 1, chloroplastic: protein MAGDGQASTSNAFSFISKGWREVKDSADADLQLMKDRANSFKNLATSFDRELENLFNSATAIRSSSSLSRPTEIDFVKKLQPKLVEIRRAYSSPDFSKKVLEKWTPRSTIRIDLSAIKNAIVSEVEGREGMAEFDRIRRRRSLKFSEFWGEWKRDGDDEEKQSSRDWEPIRVLKTRLKEFEKREFLGGFKNSEFVEKVKSSLKSVYKDSQESQAVPPLDAAELLASLVRQSEPFLDQLGIRKDVCEKLVESLYSKRKNYFLLNSPSSGESSVLEGENVNDELDLRIASVLQSTGHSYDGGFWTDHAKHDPSDQKRHVAIVTTASLPWMTGTAVNPLFRAAYLAQTAKQNVTLLVPWLCASDQELVYPSNITFTSPEEQEIYIRNWLEERIGFKADFKISFYPGKFSKERRSILPAGDTSQFIPSKEADIAILEEPEHLNWYHHGRRWTDKFNHVVGVVHTNYLEYIKREKNGALQAFFVKHINNWVTRAYCDKVLRLSAATQDLPKSVICNVHGVNPKFLKIGEKVAAEKETGEKTFSKGAYFLGKMVWAKGYRELIDLLAKHKSDLDGFKVDVYGNGEDANEVQSTAKSLDLNLNFLKGRDHADDSLHGYKVFINPSVSDVLCTATAEALAMGKFVICADHPSNQFFRSFPNCLTYETSEDFVAKVKEAMENDPQPLTPEQRFNLSWEAATQRFMEYSEMDKVLDTEKNGARSSRGKGKGVSKSASMPSLSGMVDGGLAFAHYCLTGNEFLRLCTGATPGTRDYDKQHCKDLRLLPPQVENPIYGW from the exons ATGGCCGGAGACGGACAAGCGTCGACGTCGAACGCGTTCTCGTTCATATCGAAGGGGTGGAGGGAAGTGAAGGACTCGGCGGACGCGGATCTCCAATTGATGAAGGACCGAGCCAACTCGTTCAAGAACTTGGCGACTTCCTTCGACCGCGAGCTCGAGAACTTGTTCAACTCGGCGACCGCAATCCGGTCGTCTTCGTCGCTGTCGCGGCCGACGGAGATTGACTTCGTGAAGAAGCTGCAGCCGAAGCTGGTGGAGATTCGGAGGGCGTACTCGTCGCCGGATTTCAGCAAGAAGGTGCTGGAGAAATGGACCCCGAGGTCGACGATTCGGATTGATTTGTCGGCGATAAAGAATGCTATAGTGTCGGAGGTGGAGGGCAGGGAAGGGATGGCGGAGTTTGATAGGattaggaggaggaggagtttgAAGTTTAGTGAGTTTTGGGGAGAGTGGAAGAGAGACGGCGATGATGAGGAGAAACAGTCCAGTAGGGATTGGGAGCCAATTCGAGTGTTGAAGACGAGATTGAAAGAGTTTGAGAAGCGTGAATTTCTCGGTGGGTTTAAGAACAGTGAGTTTGTGGAGAAGGTCAAGTCCAGCTTG aAATCAGTTTACAAGGATTCTCAGGAGTCACAG GCTGTACCTCCACTGGATGCGGCGGAACTTTTGGCAAGTTTGGTTAGGCAATCTGAGCCATTTCTGGATCAACTTGGCATTAGAAAAG ATGTATGTGAGAAATTAGTGGAAAGCTTGTATAGTAAACGCAAGAATTACTTTCTGTTGAACTCCCCTTCTTCCGGAGAGTCATCTGTTCTAGAGGGTGAAAACGTTAATGATGAATTAGATTTAAGGATAGCTTCTGTCCTGCAAAGTACAGGGCATTCTTACGATGGTGGATTTTGGACAGACCATGCAAAGCATGACCCATCAGACCAGAAACGGCATGTTGCTATAGTCACAACTGCTAGTCTTCCTTGGATGACAGGAACAGCAGTGAATCCACTTTTTCGAGCTGCGTATCTTGCTCAGACTGCAAAACAAAATGTTACCCTGTTAGTTCCATGGCTTTGCGCATCAGATCAAGAACTTGTGTATCCTAGCAATATCACTTTTACTTCACCAGAAGAGCAGGAAATTTATATCCGTAACTGGCTTGAGGAAAGGATTGGCTTTAAGGCTGACTTTAAGATCTCCTTTTATCCAGGGAAG TTTTCCAAAGAAAGGCGAAGCATTTTACCTGCTGGAGACACTTCTCAGTTCATTCCGTCCAAAGAGGCTGACATTGCTATCCTGGAAGAACCAGAACACCTGAATTGGTACCATCATGGCAGGCGATGGACCGATAAGTTTAACCATGTTGTTGGTGTTGTTCATACAAATTACTTGGAATATatcaagagagagaagaatggAGCTCTTCAAGCATTCTTTGTGAAGCACATAAACAATTGGGTTACAAGAGCATATTGCGACAAG GTTCTTCGCCTTTCAGCTGCCACACAGGATTTACCTAAGTCTGTGATCTGCAATGTTCATGGCGTGAATCCTAAGTTCTTAAAAATTGGAGAGAAGGTGGCTGCAGAAAAGGAAACTGGAGAGAAAACATTCTCAAAAGGAGCATATTTCTTGGGAAAGATGGTCTGGGCGAAGGGATACCGCGAATTGATAGATTTGTTGGCAAAGCACAAGAGTGACCTTGATGGCTTCAAAGTGGATGTGTATGGGAATGGAGAGGATGCCAATGAAGTCCAGAGTACAGCTAAGAGTTTGGATTTGAATCTGAACTTTCTAAAAGGGAGGGACCATGCTGATGATTCTCTTCACGG GTACAAAGTCTTCATAAATCCCAGTGTTAGTGATGTGCTGTGCACGGCTACTGCTGAGGCGCTTGCCATGGGAAAATTTGTTATTTGTGCGGACCATCCATCAAATCAGTTTTTCAGATCATTTCCTAATTGCTTGACTTATGAAACATCTGAGGACTTTGTTGCCAAAGTAAAGGAAGCAATGGAAAATGACCCTCAGCCCCTTACTCCAGAGCAAAGATTTAATCTTTCATGGGAAGCAGCTACACAGAGATTCATGGAGTATTCTGAGATGGATAAAGTCCTGGATACGGAAAAGAATGGTGCAAGATCAAGCAGAGGTAAGGGAAAGGGGGTCTCAAAGTCTGCATCTATGCCTAGCTTATCAGGTATGGTTGATGGAGGATTGGCATTTGCCCATTATTGCCTCACCGGGAATGAATTCCTTAGATTATGCACTGGGGCAACCCCTGGAACCCGTGACTACGACAAGCAACATTGTAAAGATCTCCGTCTCTTGCCTCCTCAGGTTGAAAACCCTATTTATGGCTGGTAA